From a region of the Oryza sativa Japonica Group chromosome 6, ASM3414082v1 genome:
- the LOC4340069 gene encoding homeobox-leucine zipper protein HOX28 has protein sequence MERQGLDLGLSLGLGLTTAATWPAAGFCLNSGMAEQEVIRRDDVVAATAAEDERFACSPGSPVSSGSGKRGSGSGSGDEVDDAGCDVGGGGARKKLRLSKDQAAVLEECFKTHHTLTPKQKVALAKSLNLRPRQVEVWFQNRRARTKLKQTEVDCEHLKRWCDQLADDNRRLHKELAELRALKATPTPPAAAPPLTTLTMCLSCKRVANAGVPSPAAAIFPGHPQFLCGFRDHAGAASSSYGGASSGLAKAVRAAR, from the exons ATGGAGAGGCAAGGCTTGGATCTTGGCCTGAGCCTCGGGCTaggcttgacgacggcggcgacatggCCGGCTGCTGGGTTCTGTCTGAACTCCGGCATGGCGGAGCAGGAAGTGATCAGGCGTGATGATGTGgttgcggcgacggcggcggaggatgagAGGTTCGCGTGCTCACCCGGCAGCCCGGTGTCGAGCGGCAGCGGGAAGcgaggcagcggcagcggcagcggcgacgaggtcgacgacgccggctgcgacgtcggcggcggcggcgcgcgcaagAAGCTGCGGTTGTCCAAGGACCAGGCCGCCGTCCTCGAGGAGTGCTTCAAGACGCACCACACCCTCACTCCG AAGCAGAAGGTGGCGCTGGCGAAGAGCTTGAACCTGCGGCCGCGGCAGGTGGAGGTGTGGTTCCAGAACCGCCGCGCGAGGACGAAGCTGAAGCAGACGGAGGTGGACTGCGAGCACCTCAAGCGGTGGTGCGACCAGCTCGCCGACGACAACCGCCGCCTCCACAAGGAGCTCGCCGAGCTCAGGGCGCTCAAGGCCACGCCcacaccgcccgccgccgcgccgccattgACCACCCTCACAATGTGCCTCTCCTGCAAGCGCGTCGCCAATGCCGGCgtgccctcgccggcggcggcgatattCCCCGGCCACCCCCAGTTCTTGTGCGGATTCAGAGATCACGCCGGagcagcgtcgtcgtcgtacgGCGGCGCATCATCTGGACTCGCGAAGGCGGTCAGGGCGGCGAGGTAG
- the LOC4340070 gene encoding homeobox-leucine zipper protein HOX2 has translation MMDLGLSLGLGLASQGSLTSSTTTTSSPGAGSSSPWAAALNSIVGDVRRDQAAAHAAAAVGVGVGGEEMYQGRASTSPDSAAALSSASGKRERELERSGSGVDDDDGADGAGGRKKLRLSKDQAAVLEECFKTHSTLNPKQKVALANRLGLRPRQVEVWFQNRRARTKLKQTEVDCEYLKRWCERLADENKRLEKELADLRALKAAPSPASASAMQPSSSAAATLTMCPSCRRVATAGAPHQPNHQQCHPKSNTTISSSSTAAAAVAVAGGNVLPSHCQFFPAAAAAADRTSQSTWNAAAPLVTRELF, from the exons ATGATGGATCTCGGCCtcagcctcggcctcggcctcgcctcgcAGGGCAgcctcacctcctccaccaccaccacctcctcccccggcGCCGGATCATCCTCCCCGTGGGCCGCCGCGCTCAACTCCATCGTCGGCGACGTGAGGCGGGATCAGGCCGCGGCGCATGCTGCCGCGGCGgtgggggttggggttgggggcGAGGAGATGTACCAGGGGAGGGCGTCCACGTCGCCGGACAGCGCGGCGGCGCTGTCGAGCGCGAgcgggaagagggagagggagctgGAGCGGTCGGGATCCGgggttgacgacgacgacggcgcggacggcgccggcgggcggaaGAAGCTCAGGCTGTCCAAGGACCAGGCCGCCGTGCTCGAGGAGTGCTTCAAGACGCACTCCACTCTCAACCCC AAGCAGAAGGTGGCGCTGGCGAACAGGCTGGGGCTGCGGCCGCGGCAGGTGGAGGTGTGGTTCCAGAACCGGAGGGCGAGGACGAAGCTGAAGCAGACGGAGGTGGACTGCGAGTACCTGAAGCGGTGGTGCGAGCGCCTCGCCGACGAGAACAAGCGCCTCGAGAAGGAGCTCGCCGACCTCAGGGCGCTCAAggccgcgccctcgccggcgtccgcgtCCGCGATGcagccctcctcctccgccgccgccacgctcacCATGTGCCCCTCCTGCCGCcgcgtcgccaccgccggcgcgccGCACCAGCCTAACCACCAACAATGCCATCCCAAATCTAacaccaccatctcctcctcctccaccgccgccgccgccgtcgccgtcgccggcggcaacgTGCTGCCCAGCCACTGCCAGTtcttcccggccgccgccgccgccgccgaccggacAAGCCAGAGCACGTggaacgccgccgcgccgctcgtcACCAGAGAGCTCTTCTAG